GCCGGGGCGTACAAGTATCACGACTTCGACAACGACGCGGGGATGGCGAGCCTCTTCGAAACGGCCCTGCAGTATCTCAGCGATGTCCCACGAGACTACTACGGCGTGGACGTCCTTGCAGTTCGGACCGTACTCACGCAGGCGCTGGATGCGCCAGCATCGCTGGACGGATGGGCGATCTCTCTCGATGGCGGGCAACCAACTGCGAGCGAGGCCGATTACCGATTTGCCGAGTCACTGGAGTAAACGCCCAGCCCAACACCGTCATCGAGTGTCAGCCCATTCGAAAAAGACACGCGGTAGAGAGTGCTCCTCGAAGTCAGGAAAATCTGCGTTGGCTCTCTTTGCCGCCGGGTGTGTCCACTACGGCGTGGATGGGAAGACTGCCGTGTGGTCGATCGGCGAGGCGACACCTGAGTGGCGGAAGGATTCGTTCGGAAAAGAAACCCCAGACGTCGAGGGCTCAAAGGCCCAACGAGGCAGTCAGCAGGCACCCTTCGCGGAAAGCGGCAAGCCTTTGTGGGCCACGGGCGAGGATCGGAACATGGCTGACAGTTACGACACGGTTTCAGTCCCCGAGGAGGGACAGCCCATCGAAGTCCTCGACGAAGAGGCAGACGAACTCGACATTCCGGAAAATCCGATCGTGCCGATCATTCACGGTGACGGGATCGGGAAAGACGTCGGCCCGGCCGCCCAGAAAGTCCTGGACGCTGCCGCCGAGGCCACCGGCCGCGAGATCGCCTGGATGCGCGTCTACGCCGGCGAGTCCGGCCGCGAACGCTACGACGAGAACCTGCCCGACGACACCGTCAACGCGATCGACGAATTCCGCGTCGCGATCAAGGGGCCGCTGACGACGCCCGTTGGCGCGGGCTTCCGGTCGCTGAACGTCGCGCTCCGACAGACGCTCGACTTCTATGCGAACGTTCGGCCGACCTACTATCTCGACGGCGTTCCCTCGCCGATGAAAGCCCCCGAGGAGATGGACATGGTGACTTTCCGGGAGAACACCGAGGACGTCTACGCCGGCATCGAGTGGGAGGAAGGCACCGAGGAAGTCGAGCAAGTCCGGGAGTTCGTCGAGAGCGAGATGGGCTACGACGAGACGATGCACGACGGCCCGATCGGCATTGGCATCAAGCCCATCACCGAGCACGGCTCGAAGCGACTCGTCCGGAAGGCCATCGACTACGCCCTCGAACACGACCGCGAGAAG
The sequence above is drawn from the Halorhabdus sp. CBA1104 genome and encodes:
- a CDS encoding DUF309 domain-containing protein; this encodes MDEHTRDNSVEPPQHGTPAGWDPDGDQWTHATLRRSVCHGVALYNSGAYHESHDCFEAEWYNYGRGSTESAFLHGMVQVAAGAYKYHDFDNDAGMASLFETALQYLSDVPRDYYGVDVLAVRTVLTQALDAPASLDGWAISLDGGQPTASEADYRFAESLE
- the icd gene encoding NADP-dependent isocitrate dehydrogenase, producing the protein MADSYDTVSVPEEGQPIEVLDEEADELDIPENPIVPIIHGDGIGKDVGPAAQKVLDAAAEATGREIAWMRVYAGESGRERYDENLPDDTVNAIDEFRVAIKGPLTTPVGAGFRSLNVALRQTLDFYANVRPTYYLDGVPSPMKAPEEMDMVTFRENTEDVYAGIEWEEGTEEVEQVREFVESEMGYDETMHDGPIGIGIKPITEHGSKRLVRKAIDYALEHDREKVTLVHKGNIMKFTEGQFGEWGMEVAEEEYPDEEVFAAPDSLWETQDEVDIPEDAVMVEERLADAMLQWMQLRTDEFDVLAMPNLNGDYLSDAAGAQIGGLGIAPGANFGDARVLAEPVHGSAPKRAGQNMANPTAMILSGRLMFDYMGWDEAADLVRDAVEETISAGKVTYDLERQLEDAEKLGTEEYAEEIVANIEELA